Genomic window (Culex pipiens pallens isolate TS chromosome 3, TS_CPP_V2, whole genome shotgun sequence):
tggggaagtaaatgttggccccggtctaacctaaaggttaggtcgatagctcagtccaggtgtaggagtcgtcttcctgggtcctgcctcggtggagtcgctggtaggcagttggactcacaatccaaaggtcgtcagttcgaatcccggggtggatggaagcttaggtgtaaaaagaggtttgcaattgcctccacaatcaagccttcggacatcaagtttcgagtaggaatcccgtaatcgggaacgccaaggcaatgctgtagagcgaataatttgattttgacaaCTCAAACCCGCCTCGATCtaaacatttacaaaaatcaattttccaccattgatttcttcaaaaacatagaaaaactctaacaattttgataaaaaataggtTTGGAAGTTTGATGCTATATGTgaatgatttgaaaaatggttgtttgaaggggtcaactttggctgcgttttttactgacattttttaaatatttttttttggtaaaaaaaaagtgtgcaatatttttttaatgagtatATGTGATTGTAAAGCATGAAAAAAGGTGGTACAATAAACCAAGTACTAGCAGAAACAAACATGAAATAAGCAAGATAAGTGCAAAtaagtaaaatactaaaattgaaacaagaaaaacaaaaaaaataaaaatgtatagttttccatacaataaAAGCTgcccaaaataaaaataaaaatgaaaaggcATGAAAAggtaaatttattccaaaattcaaaaaacatttttcaatccaaaatatttatttctcaTTGCTCAAATTAAAATCATCATCTCCCAGGGCACGTTTTTCCTTCGAAACTATCACGTGGAAATTACTTTTTCCAATGAGTGCCTCCCCTCAAAAGACAAACTGCTCGCGATAAACCTTATTCCCCAGGAGTATGCACTGCACACACTAATTATGCAATCTGAAAGCCAATCTCAGCAGCAACGAGTCCAGTTTATGATGGCTCGCAGTACAACTAAACGACACCACcataaaagaaagaagaaaaaaaaagactaGTGAAAATTGCGAACAAATGTGTAAATTATTTTCTCGTAAAGAGCCTCGACACTTTTGAGACCACTCGGCGCACTGCACATGCATCAAAAGAACTTGGCGGGTTTATGTTGctatttcatctttttttatttcaacttcTTTTGACAGAATTAATTTCATTTGCAACTTTTGTGACCCATCCCGCTAGGGAGGAGTCGAGGGACTCCAATCCCGGTGGGGTCATACCCCTAAATCTCGGCCAGCAACATACCCTCCCTGATAAGCGAGCTCACTCCGAGTCTTTTGAcgacacacacatacaaaacaAAAGATGAGCCCTTTGTTGGTAAATTCGCGACTAACATGGCAAATCTAAAGGACTTTTCCTCACCCACCACCTCTTCCACCCACCACCTTAAAAGGGGACCCCCCTCGCGAGCTATCATAACTCTTTCACTGGGGAGAGCTGGACGAAAAccaaaagaattttaatttatttcagtcAGGGAATTTGAGACCAGCCCCCCACCAAACACCCCTCCCCCCTCAACCACCATTTTCTTAATTCTAttcatatatttatttaaatgcgCGCGCGGCGACGAGTATTTATTATTTCTTCCGGTgagacaacacacacacacgctcggGTGATGCTGGCTGCTGCTTCGCCTTTTTTCCCTTTGAGGTGGACCAGCATAAAAATGTACCACGACACACGTGGAGGGAGAATGCCATCTTTTGTCCAGTTGACAGTCCCGCGAGAGAAACACACAAAATCTGGGATGGGGGAGTGAGATGGAAAAGCTGAAAGATATACAACATGTTATcttttaataattattataatACATTTCCCCTCATGCTCCATGCCATGCTCGCTTGCGAAATTATAAATAATTGTAATGTTGGTCAATTAGGGCAGGGAAATGGGTacgtattttgcattttttcgctgaaaattcaaaacatcattgcatgaaaaaaatgtgatttgataaaaaataaaaaaaacttagttgAAAGTCTTACAAAACCTCAAGCTAtgtcaattaaataaaatagaatttgGCCTTGAAGtataatatataaataaattttcaaaaggacaTTACTTGCCTGAaatgtagagcgtccaattgcCCGTTCCGGGaaataatttcccgggaattcccgggatttcccggaaaaaaatatttcccgtttcccgggaaatttgtgaatttcccgggaattcccgaaatacaatcagaagtatacattttcctacctttttggaccaaatgttttgaaattatacaaaaaatattaattgaagaacctgatttgattttatttatatcaatctactgttcatattaaactaatcagcttgtctgtaaatttcatgttaaggtttaattcagatgaTATTTATTTCTgtatattgtttgcttatatgttggacaacaaaaattacgctgtTATGGAATGAACATAAACTATAttatttttgacaaccttttttaacgtttttttttaaatatcatttgaaacacttgagttaaatatgaaaaaaaaatcgaccacttttaaatactcaaacttattttaatctaaataatTTCTTAGGCTGAAtaccatataactaaaatcatatcataaaaccatgaaaaaccattaaaaaacaacttcgtaacATACTAAATTTATCCAAAGAATGCAactatgtttcaaaaatacgcTCCACAGATTTGAATACTTTGAgttagaaattagatttttaaggtaaattcaatgattatttatttattcacaagttgaaaatacttgttctgagaTAAGTTATTTGCTAtgacaaataaaatttttgcatgatttttttttcagtttaactttatggtcactgagacaaatttaaaagcaatattatgcattgatttaaaaaaagaaagacggcataaaaattagaaagtttatatattttctcaaagttgcatgagtttttacaagcagtcaagccattaattgatcctcacactcattttgaccattataaatgctgttctatacaattttgttgcaaaagattaatcagaaacaggatcagaataattttcgcaaaacttaaaacttcccgggaattcccgggatttcccgggaaatttgttgaaaatttcccgtttcccgggaatttagtaaccccgggaaattggacgctctactgaaATGTCTAATAACAGAAGCTATACGATGATAACTAATGAAAAtgcacatgagcaattctccaccaaaaccggaaatagattttatttatatttttttattgactcTAGGGGCATTCTCTATGACCATATACCTATTCATCAATACAAGCCTCCacgcaattttggcagctgtccattcaaaactggaacgtaaatattcgaaaatctgtatcttttaaaggaattttctaTTCGGTTTGGTGTCTAAGGCAAATGGTTCAAACggacaaaaaaccgcaacttttgagccacagTAAAGTATGGACTAAAGTTTTGAAGAggagaaaaatataattttttctcGGTTATTTTTCACTTCAATATTTGATGTAATGTTGTGTTTGCAACCGGAAAGTACCGATTTTAGGGtactgtccagactcgattatctgaagtttcgatttttttgaagttcgattatccgaaggtttgtatggaacttcagataatcaaagcattaacaacaacaaaaatcgtattttttattttattgcttttaacaccaaatttgcgttctgcgaccccattgtAGTCAAACTTGAATGATTGATGGCCTGCTAAAGtgaagaaatgcatttttcaatattttatcacccCTATTTGGCCGCTATCTTGGATTAAACAATTCTAAATCTCTTTAAAGTAGCTAAGAGATCATATTTAAgctaaacaatcaaaatataagacaacgagattttttttaaagtttcgattatccgaagttatgATGAtcgaaagtgaaattttgccaggTAATCgaggataatcgagtttggactgtaaagccactaaaattttaattttactgaaaaatacctttttttcaatttcaactttcaaaaaaacagtccaagaaaaatttccaataaaattgccaaaatcaTATGGTTgctaaaataaagtgaaaagaaaaaaaaaacaataaaattttaatattttaagtccgggacccgtggtgtagaagtaagcgtgattgcctctcacccagtcggcctgggttcgatccccggtggcatttttcgagacgagatttgtctgatcacgccttccgtcgggcggggaagtaaatgttgaccccggtctaacctagaggttaggtcgttagctcaatccaggtgtaggagtcgtctccctgggtcctgcctcggtggagtcgctggtaggcagttggactaacaatccaaaggtcgtcagttcgaattccACGGTGggtggaagctaaggtgtaaaaagaggtttgcaattgcctcaacaatcaagccttcggactcctagtttcgagtaggaatctcggaatcgagaacgccaaggttatgctgtagagcgaataatttgatttgcctTTTATTTTGtagtaccagaaaaaaatagtcctgttttcaatgttaaaaaatgaaacatttgtgaaattttcttagctttcaAGTTGTGGAattaagacttacatttcaaaatgttcaaatatattcaatattacacgcttttgaaatgttagagttTATTATTGTTGAAAAGCTGAGATGGAGTTCAgcacagaataaaaaaaatagttttagaaaattttaatcgTCTTTGTATTTTATAATAAGTTGCTAAACGtatatttcaaatataaatcttggtgattttatttttcaattatgagtagaAAACTACGATTTCACACAATTTTtcgggatttttaaatttttatttctagagttctatttgaatgaaaatttgcatcATACGTTTTATTTCATaccagtctccatacaattttgggtacTGGCCATACGAAATGGGTATATATGATTGAAAAGCTGAATAAAAAGTGATACCAAATTAtcgtgtaattttcaactgacgatacaTCGGGACTGGTTCgaatttcaatgtcaaaaaaagaaacttttgtgattttttctgatcttttcaatatatttttttgtgtcaggctttacttttgaaatgtaGACAAAAGTAGATATATATATGTAaataaatttcctaatttcataaatcaaacaaaattaatattcatttttaaatcagaaaaaggatcggaaaatttggCAACGCAACTGTGTTTTAAGTGTAGACGGCCTTTGATCGTCGAAATcgatcaaaatcgattttttctcatgattccctgcatcaatcttatcATTAAACGAACATTAAATTTCGGACGCGTGAAAATAACCATTCTTTGAAGACATATTTTGGAACAGTAAACATTTTGTTTTCGCGATCATATctatgaaataaacagttatatagctGATTACAAATGTGCTTaagtatattcaacaatttttaatgattcttgaaacacttttttacaATATAACTCAAATCACCGGGTTTTCTTCAATTATTGTacacaaaaatgctgaaaatattttttttgcaatttcgtcgtaaaactacttacttttcctgtcattcttgaacgacgaaatagcctacttttctgtacgaaaaataacagaatcgaatagcaacacttttccaaataaattctgaaaagttctacttttcagcactcaaatgggtactgaaaagttgaacttttcagcacttgtttcgaaaagtaacacttttcaacatttttttgatttaaacgatttattgacaaaatacatgaaaatttgacataaaatttcactcagtgtgtgttttttggaattgcaaaaaatgttgtatggaactcgttgcaaaacttgattttttcagcactcttcgtatttatccaactcggtgaacctcgttggataaatgtacgactcgtactgaaaaaatcctctttttgcaacttgttgcataaactactattatctgATTCTGgcataagttaaaaaaaaggtgattttgaaggtaaaaactcttttttttaatatcaaaggGTTAAGCTATTTGTTTATAAGTGGCGACATGGGTTTTTAGCATTGCTGCTAAATCTTTATACCAAATTTGTTCGAAATCAGTGTATTTTTGATCTGCAtatagaaaactaaaaaaaaaaacatttgattttacatgTTAAAAATTACTTCCAACTATGTTCCAactaaattttcgatgttttcgaaaaatcatgatttttttagattggcaactttgccaaataAATTGACAGTCTAGTGTTTTAGCTGAAAAACGACGTTTTCGTCATGTGATACATGAACAACAcaggaaatttgcaaaaatggagtCATTAGCATTTATGATCTGGCTTCctctaatttaatttttatcggATTTTCTAAACATTCTAGAATTAGGAAAATCTTTCTGGGAGatttgttttatcaaataaaatttatgttcaTAAAACTCAACTTTGCCTAACCTAAACCGCTTCTCTAGTAAGAATACAACCTAAACCACCTTTCCaccgaaagcaaaaaaaaatcccgctgCAAAATCTTCCACGTGGCTGCCCTCTCCCGCAAACCGTGTTGAGCTCCGTTGGATCCACGGACTGCCACGTGTGACGTGTGGGTGGGGATGAGCAGTACAATTCCGTTGTATTTTAATCGCGTTCACTTTGGCTCTCAGCTTGGTGCGGgacatttgaagaatttttaaaattatgctttttATGTTTAGTAGGTATAGGTGGATCAACACTTTTTTCTCTAATATGTTATTTGTTATAACAAAGGAGGAGATCTGCTTTGAGGAGCCCATCAGGTGTAACCCTCCTGCTATGTCTTATCCAGTGAAAGCTAAGGGAAGCATGCAGGCTAGGAAGTAGCCAAATGTCTCACTTTGGCcattttatttcacaaaaaagataTAAATTGTACTGTTCCACCAGAAATGACAATTAAATTAAGATTGAAAAGTTTTTGGATGATTTCATAACAGAAATTTTTTATTCTGTTTCAAgtcaatatctttaaaaaaaggaaaaaaatactaacCGCAAATTGGAATGGATTTTCTCTACAACAGAAAAAGAAACGGTAATGTTttatataattaattttttctCCCGCGCAGGgctcatatttttatttggcttCCTGGATTTGGAATCTCGGATGCGTGATGGcagaagtttcatttttttgtcttttttatattttttaactcgCTGCACCCATCCTGCATGTGCTTTGTGGGAAGAAAAATGAATTCTATAATTTCATTACGTGCTCTCTGTACTGGGCACAGATCTGACAGAGTTTTATTTTATGCTATGCGCATGTATTTAGATAAGGAAATTAAACATAAATAGCAAACGAGTGCGGTTAAcccgacttttttttttgcttgaaaattgtGAAGCTCGGTGAAATTATAAATTCATTTCCAGCGATCCACAACTAATTGTTGGGTGTGGTTTCCAGTTCTATAAATTTTAGCGTGGAATTCCACGATTGTTTAACTACCATAATTCGATCCACCCCACCACCGGAAAAATCTCTGCCAGTGACAACAAAGACGATAAGGAATCCCTCTTTACCTTAATGAATGACTTTCATTATTCAGAAAACTATTACTCCCACCTCACAACCCCTCTCTACTTTCCTTGATTAGAACCTTCGGGGTTTACCTTCGAAAATTTCAAGGATCAACAACGCAGGCAAGCTCTTCGGCAAACAATCCATCCGTCTTTGCCCCGCTAAACATCggctaaaaataatatttgaaccgGTGAGGCGTTCAGCCGGCTTTGCCTAACTTTGCGCTCTGGAAGGTGGAGGAAATTTTCTCGATCTTTAGAATAGTTTCCGCACCTCCCCCCCTTTTCCTGCGAATTTGTAAGATGCCACCAGTATTACCGGTCACGTGTGTGGTTGATGTTGCGCCTTGGGTACGTGatttatttaaagttaaatCCAGCttcgttttgaatttttgaaaacatttcaactttaaaaagtagaacttttcgatacaaattgaggaatcatttttttcagaatattcaAGAATATCGATTTTTGAATAATCTTTCACGAATTTGGCTAGTTTATTCTTGGATTTTCCAACTCAAATAGTCACCCTGCAATTGAAATCATTCATACTTGATCAATGACCATGACAGTTGAACTCTTCAACTTTTATTAcaatgtcgaaaaaaaatccaccaGCAAATCTTCAAGTTGCAATCGATGACCTCCCTCACAGCACGATAGCAGGTCAATTCCTAATAGCATTTATCGATCGGGGATGACCCCACTTGATGCACCCGCCACGCGTTGCCATTGGCGTGGGTGTAGTGACACAAGCAAAACAAATGCATCCTCACAGAAAGTGCAAACGTTCCCGCGGAAGGATGTCATCTAGTTGGCCGTCCGTAACCGTAGGAATCACCCTGTTGCTTTTCGCGGTGACCAAGTCAGGTAACTTGGATTGGGaaatattctttaattttttgaaatttaatttgagtTCTTTTTTCGTCACAGCCTACTGCATCAAGTGCATCGAGTGCAAGAGTGACCTGTACGAGGAGGCGTGCGATGCGGTCGGGAAGGTCGTAACCTGCAACGAGGACAACGCCTCCGAACATTTCCGGTATCTGCAGAAGCTGGACAAGAGTCTGCAGGAACCGCGCTGGAACAAGGGTTACGCCTGCATGAAGATCAAAGTAGGCAACCATCGGCTCGTCAAGGGGTGCATCTACGCCAACTTGGACGTTTGCATGGCGTTCCGCAAGCGGGCCAAACCGGCCAAGCCTTGCTCGATCTGCCAGGATAACGAGTGCAACAGCATCAAGTATCGGGATTACTACTTGAACTAAGCGTAGGTTGCTGTGATTGTTGTTCAAACTCAATGGTTAATAAATGTGTGGCACTTTATTGGACTCAATTACTTAAAAACCGAGTGAAGATCAGACATCCAATCAGCACTAACAAACTGCATCCCAAACTGAAGGCAGAATTGCAGTTATCTGGAGAGCAGTATCTACAGCTAAACTGTCCGTTCACGTCCACGTTCTTATCACAGAGATTGCCGATCGGTGCAAAAATGCAACCTTTTACCTTGAACACGACTTGGGTATTttctaaagataaaaaaaaaacatttcttcaaTTTGTTAAGATAACAATAAAGATTCCACCCACCAGGAAACTCAGGAAACTCCGGAATCTGCGGCAAGTTTGGATTTTCACCGGACACAAACACGCTGTACGACGCTTCCGCACAGTAGTAGCTGTCACTGGCGGGGGTCAGCGCCTGCGCGTCCGGAAAAATGTGGCTCATCCGGTACGCCGTAACGGCGGCATTTTCCCGCGTACATTGAACTTTGTTGAGCCCAACACAATCGGCCGTTCCGCCGAAGCACTGGATGCACTCTTTCGCTGAATCTGGAATCGAAAGATTTATGACGGAAAGGAAATTTAAGGAAAGTGTCAAGTTCTAACCTGCCAACGAGACCAGCAGCAAAATCGCGAACGAACAACCCAAAACTTGATTCTTGGACATCTTTTCAACCCGAACTGGAGACGCAGACTAATCGAAGAACGCGCTCAAACCTTGAATTTACTATTGCTGATGTTCAACCCACCTCGAGTGGTCTTCCGGTAACGAACCCAATTAAGCGGCGCACGTGTAAGCTGCCACTTGAAAGATAAGCTGGCCacactgtttggtttgaaacTACTCTTGAAATGTAACAATTTAGCCACTTTAGATTCTAAGTTCAACCGCAGACTAGTAAAATGTGTCGAATTGAATCACTTTCTCTTACGTACGTACTTAAGGTAAGGTATTGATGTCTCAAATCTGGAGGAACATTTTCAATTCTTCGTAATAT
Coding sequences:
- the LOC120416146 gene encoding uncharacterized protein LOC120416146 — protein: MHPPRVAIGVGVVTQAKQMHPHRKCKRSRGRMSSSWPSVTVGITLLLFAVTKSAYCIKCIECKSDLYEEACDAVGKVVTCNEDNASEHFRYLQKLDKSLQEPRWNKGYACMKIKVGNHRLVKGCIYANLDVCMAFRKRAKPAKPCSICQDNECNSIKYRDYYLN
- the LOC120416155 gene encoding uncharacterized protein LOC120416155; amino-acid sequence: MSKNQVLGCSFAILLLVSLADSAKECIQCFGGTADCVGLNKVQCTRENAAVTAYRMSHIFPDAQALTPASDSYYCAEASYSVFVSGENPNLPQIPEFPEFPENTQVVFKVKGCIFAPIGNLCDKNVDVNGQFSCRYCSPDNCNSAFSLGCSLLVLIGCLIFTRFLSN